Part of the Xiphophorus couchianus chromosome 2, X_couchianus-1.0, whole genome shotgun sequence genome, gccaatttcaaacaaaaaattagctTTGCAGCAAAGACTTTAGTCTGAAAGATATTgtgttagcaagctaaatatttagcttctaacaagctaacaggctaaataattatttagtaacttaatttagttttagttaatttgagtataatatttagtttatagCTCTGAgggaaatatttagatttaaggGAAATATTTAGATCCAAGCTATTGTTCTGAACtttaaagctaaacatttaactttaaagtaaattaaataacacataaaattaTGTGTTATTACTGTATTGGTGATATGTTTAATTAAGCTAATGTAATTAGCAATTCTGCAATAAACACTGATCAGCTGCAACAGATTTGAGACTAGCATCGAGGTTCATAACCAGCTAGAAATGAAAGAGTTTAAATTGAGGCATATTCAGATGTTAGTGTTCAAGTTAAAGTTAAGTGAGAAGCTGTCGCAAGAATAGAAAATGTATGTCctcatatatttttaattgaatatgacttaagtttattatttaaagaagaATGGAAAAATATTACTGACTTGGAGATGTGCCAATAAGGTAGAAATCATCCAAAGTATAGCATGAAGTGATTCCGTAAAGTAGTGACTCATGGCagctgaatataaatctaatttGCATTTCCAACAGTGTCAGGCTAACATCAAGAGCTACTTCCTGTGTATGACGGAGAGCAATCAGCGGgtaaaaatcctgaaaaatcCAGATGGAACGCCAAGAAATTTCACAGTAAGCATATTCCCAAATCAACtgcacaacagaaaaaaatgcacattgaAATCACTTCTTTTTTATGTGTCCGAATTTTGCACAGGAAGGAGATCCTGTATATATCAGCACACCGGACGACGGATCTGAAGAACCTGAGAGAAGTTCATCCAGGTAGAGTCGTCCTCAGTCTGACATCTCTATCCAGATCAGTTACTgatttgaaaaaagttttttattcctgctagggatgcaccgatccattttttttttttttttttacttccaatACCAAGACAGATAACTGAGCATCAAACTGGCTGATCTGAGGCTAAAGCAAATAGTCACTTTTAGAAGttccaaaaaaaaccccgaTTCTGTAGAGAGTCACAATTCCTGGTCTTGGGAATTCTGAATGgattcaaaatgctcaaaaatcGATTTTagtcagtttaatttttttgtaaaataatatttttaataattctttTATTTAAGTGAAAAACCAGGCAGCTAAGCTAACCTATTACCAGTAATTTAGGTTGCAGATTTTTATGCACAAACCTGTATTTGTCTAAATATAAACTCATGGAATTTGGAactttgtaaaattgttttaaataagttttgGATTCGTTTACACTGTCTTTCCCTCTTGTGGCTCCCacaatttaaacagaatctctagAATGTTGGAATAGGAAAATTGGTCTCTGAATTAAAAATGGTTTCTGAATAGAACCAAATTGCTGGACATTGAAAGATTGGAATCTGTAGTCACTTCCAGGTGCTGAATGTTCTGAGCAAATAAATGTGATCCATAAAAAGCTATatctttaagcattttttacaATGTGTatggtaaatatttacatttgtcaaaagaaaaatgttaactatGAATCCAAACTTCATAAAATCAGAGGTCGACTGCTGGTGTTGTGCAACCTgtggccaccagggggcatcAGACACACCAGCTACAACCTTCTGAAGGTAGTCTGATCTGATGACACGTTGCAGCAAAAGAGGTAAAATCTTTTCATCGTCCTCCTGTAGGACCATGCTGAGAGTCTCAGCGCCACACACGGGGAGGGACCCAGGCCCCAGTCACTTCGACGAACTGCCCGCCTTCGATGGGGAGCGCCCCGGCTCGGCTCCCTCACGCCGGGGCAGGAAGGTGGTGGAGTACTTCTGGATCCCTACGGACCAGGAATGAAGAGCGGCTCCATTCCAGGGAATCATCCGTGTTACAGCCCAACCCCGTGAGCGGCTTCACTATGGAGAGCCATTTCATTCAGAAGTAAATGAAAACCATTAGTAAATAGTTCATTAAATACATGTCTTATTTTTGAAGcttattgaacattttaaattaaagtaaaatgacaGTAGTATAACAAATAAATGGGTAGAGGTATAAACTTATTAAAGCCCATTTCTTTAGCAGAATCATTATGATCTCTTCATATTCACAAATACTGTAGCAATATATGTTCATTCTACGTTCTCTGTATTTTACTTCTCTTTAAACCTGTAAAGATAAGCAGTTAAAAACAGTGACAAGTGCTGGTGCTCATGTACTGGACTTTATTAACATTATAGCAACAGAGGTGCACAATAATTATGAATACCGTACAGTAAGATTCATATTCATTACCCTACACATAGCTTATCAGCATAATCTGGgtacgttttgttttttaacagttaagttgtttacatgttttccaCCCACCAAGACACATTTACGCTGAGATTTCAAATAagccacccccccccccctccccaacACTCTGCCACAAAACTGCATTATGGGTAGGTTTCTACCAGGTTACTAAGCTGCACAAATGATGTTTCCTTCTTTGAATATCAATACTTGTAATCCCATGTGAAGAAGCCTTCTTGGAAATGTTTACAGTGTGCAATCAGGCCAGGACTGAATGAAATGctcaacctttttttgtttttgactcattatttaatttcatcatGAGAACAAAAAGCCCATCTATAACTAAGAGGTAGAAACACAGGCAGAGTTGGAAACGGTTCAGCGCCACAACAGTGATCACATTTTTTCCCAACTGTTGTAACATCTTGAAGAGGAGTATTGCAACCAATCAGACACAATACATAGCAGGAGAAAACAGGGCCACCTCCTGGTCATGCAGAAGATTTACGCTCTAATAAAActaatggggtttttttaacaccaaaaaatgttttctgctttgtatTCTCTTTGTTGGgccgttttttgtttttttttaaattatgagaatCACCAAATCCTTACTGCCGTTTCTTAGGATCGCACCTGAATGTAATGATCATCATCAACACCGTTTCATAgatgtatttaaatatctgttaaattgttttctcactttttttgcCTGAAGGAAAATAAGTTGGAAAAGTtttgaattaagaaaaaaaacaaaacatgcaaagtgaaaaactaaaagcaaaaacaaggaaataaacaGGATAAAGTTGCTTTAAACTCCATGTGCAGCTGACTGAACACAGATCCaagaacataataaaaaaacaaaaaaaaaacaatccaaacatcCACATTAGGTCAAACGATGCTTCTCAGCCCAACGAGTTAACAAGCTTTGGGTTTAGATTGACGGAAGCAGCTTGGTGCCGTGTGGTAGTGGTTAAATAAAGCGtggtgttaaaataataaaagtgtgGGTGAGAACAACAAAATGGCAGATCTAGGTCATGATGCTTCTGCTGTTTCTCAGTCTGCTTCTTCCTCagactcctcttcctctgccgTCTCCAGCCAAGTCAGCCACTGATTCACCTGACaggatgaggaaaaaaatttaaagctaGTTTTCTAGAGCTTTGTGTCTAAACTGAGCGCTGTGATGGAATTTAAATTAACGTCGCGATGCTTGGTAAAGTTTGGACCTGCAATACAGATTTATCTTTAGGAACTAGAACAAGACgttaaacttttttgtttaaaagcacTAGTAGGGCCCCCTTGTGGGGGGAGGTGGATGGAATTGTTGGGCTTGGGGCGCCCCCCGTTGGATAATAGAGGAAACGCTGTGCATGTCCCTCGTGCCGTCAAGTGcaggcagaagaaaaacaactgaaacatgcAGCCAAGTGAGTCTTGAGAACCAGATACTGAAAATAATTACCatattttctggactataagTCACTTTTTATAGTCTGAATGTACGGTAAGTCTTTTCCACCCCATTAACAATTTTAAAGTTAACAAACGGTGTCCACCACAACGTTACAGCACTGTAGTGCATTTGCTGAATGggaaaaaatcagatttgtcAGTTGTCAGACTGTTAACTGGGGAAAAATGTCACCAAATTGTATTCAGcagctgatttttttctagCTCAAAATCTTCTTAAGTGTTGACAGTCGTATACCTGGAATAAAGCTTTTCCTTTTCCAGGGAATTCTTGGGTGATGTCTTCTTTCCATGCTAGGAAGGCTTCTTCTTCGATGATCTCCATGTCGTAGAAGTTGACAAAGTAGCGCAGCAGCATACCTtacaggagaaagaaaaacaaaacaaaaattagctAGAAGCATGTcttaaatgagaaataaaagcaCGTGGGGCTACCGTACCTTTAGGGAAGCCGCTGGCGTTGCAGTGCACCTGCAGCGCGTAGAGGGCGCTGACCTGCAGCTCAGTGTGGTCGTGCAGGAACTTCTGCATGACGGGTTTGaaggccagcagcagctgcttctccTGCTCCAGCAGCTCCTTGGAGGGGGCTGCCAGCTGGTCGTCGCCCTCCACCATGCACAGCTCCTGGGAGATGTACTGGAGGAAACTGGAACAGACGCAACACGGTCACAAAGTTTTGTTCTGCCAATAGAAACGTGGAGCTGCTCGGGGCTGAAGCGCACCTTGTCATGAGGATGTTAACGAAGCCTTTGTCGGTGTGCAGCCTGGGTGAGATGTTGTCTTTAATCCACTTGTAGATGGACTGTGGCGATGGGTCGGCCTTGATCTGCTTCAGCAGCTCCTTCTCCAGCTTCAGCAGTGGGAACAGGAAGCTCAGCCCCTTTccctccagaacctccagcatGCGGTCCTTGTTCTGATCTATTtctgccaaaagaaaaaaaatggaggaggTCACTTCTGTCCATTTAGGAGATTGTTATGACTTGCTTTGACTTGTGGAGTTCCTCAAGGCTGCATTCTCGGCTCACTCTGTCAATTGACATGACACCAGCTCCGCCCCCATGCTGACTTAGAGCAATCCTCCACCAACCATTCCAGGGCACTTGTCAACAACTGACCAATCAGCGTTTCAACGACAGTACTCTGTCAATATTGACAGTATCTATCATAGAAAACACGCTGCAGTCAgagattttgaggaaaataataaataatcactGTCCAAGTTGTCAGTGGGTAATATGCAATCCCAACAGCCGTCATCCAGAACATACAGAGGGCGgaatacaatttattacatttccaaaatcaAAAAAGAGTCTGGAATAACGCAAGAAGTGGATCATGGACTGCAGCCCACCTCACGTCCAGTTGAAGGAAACTGATGGACGGGAACTACCACGTTAGTCAGCACCACGAAGGTAACTGGGAGTAAACATCCCAGTTTTGTCATTACGATACTTACTGATAGCTCCGTGCTAACCACTCAGGGCTGCTAATGGCTCAGGCTAGGTGCTAACGactcagttaaattaaaataacaatgctAAACATCTAATAATTTCCAGATTAATAAGTGAAAGTAGTTATGCTGGATTTTATGCGTGTAGATTCCAACGGTAGCTCTatggcagcatgaaaacagaCTGCACTAACTGCTGTATTGGCATTTAAACACCGTTTCATAATACTGCTTATTTCTAAGcattttcctgaaggcagattttcacaagCCGGTATTATTCAAGTCATTACTCGCCCATTTTGTCCCGCAGCGTTCACACTTGCATCCAATCAGACTTTTTTGTCTCTCATTTGTCCTCTTGGGCTTTATTGCTGATTTCTCCATTATTTCCCACTAATAACCTTACAGACCTGACGTAGGACCAGTTACAGAATTATCTTGTCTGCTGTCTTTGCCTCAGTGTTGGTTTATAAggcaaaaatgactcaaaaaatgtCTGGGTAACGCATTGAGGTCCATTAGTCTGCCTTAATAACAGTGTGGTTGTCAGAGGACAGCTCTACTTCCTCATGGGGGCGGAGCCAGCATCACGTCAATTAAGGAAGACGGGGGTCATTTTTCTTCAACCGTTCTATAATAGTGATGCACAGATCCAATATTGACTGTGTATTATCTGTAATAGGTTCCAATAtcgagtaaaaaataaataaatatctataatCAGGCATCGGTAACAGTTCTCCAAATCCATAAGAAAGGTTTGTTGCCGgttatttttccatgtttaaaacaaaacaaaacaaaaaatgatggtcagtttctttgtttgttaCATTAACCGttctactcctaattgcacCGACTAAACAAAGTTGTGTTTAAGTTGAGCTCATGCCTTCCAACCGAAGACCTTGTTAAAGTGATAGTGTGTGAGCAGGTGGCGCCGCAGAGCGGCTCTGTACCTGGAAGCATCTTCTGCATGTTGACCTTGCTCTGCTGGAAGAGCTCGGTGAGCCACTCGCGGTCCTTCAGCTTGGCCGTCTGCTGCAAGCAGAGCAGGAAGAGCGGGAAGTGGGTGCCATTCTCCAGCGGGTGGGCCAGCTCCGCCACGCTCACCAGCTCCGCCATGACGGCCCGAGCCGCAAACTGGGCCAGGTAGGACTTCACCAGAGGCACGTCCAGCTCGATCTTCGGGCACAGGTCCAGGACGTTGAGGAAAGCCTGGTGGGAATAAAAGCGACTTTTATACACTTTTTGACTGATGTGACGTATAGTCCAGAGAATatgataattattttgtttaaaaacacagaaggggaaaaaattgaAGAAGTGGAGTCCATTTGTGTTCAGCTCCACAGAGGCTTACTGGAGTTAAACCATCTCACACAAAAttttactggacaataaattatctttataCATGATAATATTGTGGTTTTCAACTACTATATTGAGAATgaaataatgcaagtttgccATCATGAGACCaataaataattatgtaaaGAATACTTAATTCTGGAAtaggaagatattttaaatatctaaaacacAGCAaccaaatacaaataaaatggaaataaaaaccacacaaaattttccttcaacaaatatcagaatggaaatgatcaaccttattttaaatcaacatgACTAACTGCTTGGTCCTGGAAGATGAACTTCGACACTTTtatcaagtcttttgcagcaaAACATCTTTACAGATTTGTGCTCCATGTTTCTAGTCAGCCCCTTGCTAAAGATGTGGGGgttttttgccaaaatgttgTCTGAAACCTTTCTGGGTTCTGCATCTCAGCTCCAGCCATCCCATCGGCTTCCTGTACCTGCATGAAGTTTTCTCCGGTGATGAGGCCGTCGGTGCGCAGGGCGTGGATCAAAGTGCTGGCGTGCTCCTTGTCTTCGTCGGGCCGGTCCAGGGAGCACACGATGATCTTACTGAGCATCTCTGGCAGGAAGTGCTTTGGCGCTTTCATCTCCCGCACGCCGCCCACAGCTTCAGTCAGGTTCTTCCTGTTCAAGTACTCAGTCATGATGGCCTCCTGGTGAGAGGATGAAACAGCACCGGAATGAGCAGGAGCTTCGCTGACGGTGGGTTTTCCACCATCAGCATGTCTGCTTCTCTTACTGTGGTTTTCAGAAGCTCCTCTTTGGCAGGAGGCGGCTTTTTGTTGGTCTTCTGGGGTTTCTCCTGGATGGGTGGAGGGTTGGTCTTCAGGCCAAGCTGTGGAGGCTGACAAGAGGACAGCAGGGGGTTATGCAATATGAAAATTGCACattcttattaaaaaattaaataagggCCCATTTTcaaaggggcggtattatgcattttccaggcaccaTTTTATAGCGCAATCAAATAattatgttaacttcagttataaaaatgctacatgtaGCCAGCCATCGGACTTAAAAGAGATTTGACTTCGTAATTGAACGGCTTAAAATTgagcctgtctctttaaaaaacccctgctctttctgaagctccgcatTCAGCTCAGCTTcgtccttgaaggcggagctaggtccacccatctgttttgcacagctgaatggttgtcatggaaattTGGAGAGTTTTcaagcatgcatgaaagaatcaaatcaacactccagatatatttttgaaaaaaagaacattataacaatgtaaaacaaaaaaaaaaaaaagtttttccccccacaatactgccccttcaaGTCAGCCTCTGCCCGTCTTCTCATACCTGTCCTAGTGGAGGGGTCTGGGTGCGGGGGGGCTGAGCACTGGGAGGCATCATATTGGGGATCTGAGGCTGAAGCTTGGGCACCTGGTTCTTGTTGAGGAGGAATGACTGAGCCGGCCGGAGGCTGATCTGGAGACGGCACAGAGCGGAATCAACCTGGAGCTTAAATTGCatctaaattgtattttttcagaaGCGATGCCCTCATATCTCATAATCGCAGTCAGCGGACCTGCTGCCAAAGcgaggaagaggtggaggaggagaggatgAGGAGGTAGAGGCAGATGAGAGGAGATGGAGACGGAACAGAGAGCAGAGGACAGACTGACAGCAGGTTGGATTCCTCAGAATAACGCGTCTTTTTTATAATCACTGGGCATTCAAGCTCCAACAAAGAGATGGTTTAGTTGGGATTGctttggattttaaaatgtggttctgttaaattaaaaacagtcttCACCTACAGTAGATAAACTCCCAGCATCTTCTAACAGATTAGTGAATCCTGAAGGACGAAGCCAACAGCTAGTTTAAGACCAATGCAAACTACTACCATTATAAGAAATGCCAAACATAATGTTGTTTCAAGgtttctaataaaacaaatgccTGTATAATCCAgactaaagttgtttttaaacagtAGAAGCTCACTTTGGACTTGCATTGTCACCCATGATAGAcgcaaaaaaaacaagctagctagcaagccagggtatattagcagctagttagcgttAGCCTCAACTGCCTCATTCACAGATAATGAAGATGTCTATGTGAGACTGAGagcttctgcaggtttcaccaagtCAAACTGAAGaattttctgatcattttaaagacctgaaattctaataaaatgtgCAAGAGAAATTTGTGAATAAATACTGACTAGCAACAGAAACGAGTCAACGCTTACAACCATCAGCAACCAGCCAAATGACCAAAACGTTGCTGACATAAAAACCTAGCTAGGTTTACCTTTGCCTGCCATTTAGTTAGCAAGGAtgtattagcagctagttagccgTAGCCCCATCTACCTCGAGTCACAGAATGCTGCTTGTGACAGAAAAGtccagagagaaaacaaacaaaaaaaaaaggtatacgagtacaataaaatttaaaacctgtgattaacatatttaagaccaacttttctcattttttagataaaattaagacattttaatcCCTCAATTTTAGATACACAAGTGTAAGACTTTAGATGACAGAAGTTTGCTTTGGAGTAACCTAAGTGTATAGAAAACGAGGGAGACAAGAATCATATACAACAGGTAGGATATTAACTGCTTTGACTTTTTAACAGAACCTCACTTCAAAAGTcctgaactatccctttaagtTGAGACCATCTGACAATGAGCTCCTCTAACAGCTTGTCCTACTAACCTCATCTGCATTGAGCTGTCCTTTCTTGCTGAAACGTGGAGGCATGTCCTTGGACTGAGCCTGCTGCTGGCTCATgtggttctggctctggttgAGGAAATGTTGGTTCTGAACCTGTCAAAGATTCAAGTGTCATTTGCTGTCGCTAAAACCGGTAACAGTCAGACACACGTCTATTCACTCCCAGCTAAATTACCTGGTTGGACTTAACGAAAGACTTGGGCCCCATGTCAAACTGCGACTGCTGAGGAGGCGCGATGTGGCCGCTGTGGCCGTTGAAGAGTGGGTTGGTGCGATGGCGTCCCATAGTGGGCGAGTACCTGTCCTGAATAACACCCGGTCCGGTTCCGATCCCACTGCctaagaaacaaaagcagagaaGACTTTGGATATAGAAATTGGGACGCTGACGTCAGTGTTGGAGATGTAGATTATAATTCAGTAGAAAATTGTGTATCGAGTCAAAGGACTGTAACTCATCTGCGCTGTCAATGCGCCCTCTGGTGGTCTCatcatttacacacacaaaaaaacaactataataCACACATCTTATGAGATTGTTATTTGACTGTACATGACTATATGCCACGTGCTCATGGGAAACACTAATTTATTactccatgtttcctctttgaTTATTGTACATAAATTtgctagatttttttgtttttcagaaaacagcaATAAGAGCAGATTAGAGAAATGCAATGATCTCTTTAAGATCAAATACTATTTTTATGATTACAATAAAAcccaaaaagaaataaaacaacccTCCCTGAAGTATTTCTTAAAGCACATGCACAAATAACCTGACAGTAGAGATTATGGAGACAAAGACCAGCCAGAACTTttgtatgttaaaaaataaataaatgaaacgaTTGAAACTTCTAACTCGTTAAAATGTATGTACTTAATTGAAAAGACGTGTCAAAGTCCTGATCCTAATAAAAACAACTACGAAATGTGAACAGAAAACCTGAGCCCACACCTGGCATCTGTCCAAACATGTCAGCCAATCCCCCAAGAGTCTCCCTGTCCAGTTTCATTCTGTTGGGCATGAAAGGGCTTTCCAGGAAGAAGTCCATCTTCATCCCCTGAGACATGGGTGCTGGGATGAAAACACCcaaatcctggaggaaaacacaATCGTTAACAAAACGATCCCACACACTACGTCATTCCATGGCTAAATATGGTAAAGATGGCAGACCTTCACTGCGTCCTGACGGATCTGGTTAATTGTCTTTGGTCCGTTGTCGATGAAGGCCTTGCGGGGGACCCAGTTGTTTTCACGCAGCTCCACTGTATCTTGCAGCAGGAAGCGGATCCTGGCAGGCAGCTCCTTGTTGTTCATTAAGGATCGCATACGGCCAAAGTACTGATCCATTAAAGACTGTTGGGAGTGAACAGAGAGGGAGGAAGTGCTCAACACAGTGCTGAATTTAAATCCAATCCTCACCCACACCGAGGGCCATGTTAGGGGCCCTTACCTTTGCTTTCTCATGGTCGAGTCTCGGCCCCACTGTTCTCATTATCTGACAGAGGCATTCCAGATCCTCTCCCATATCCTTGAGCTggactctcttcttcttttccagaAGCTTTGGACATAACAGGAAGTAAGGAAGGGGTCACCATGAGTCCTATGGTTATGGTTAATAACCATTAAACACCAACAGGAGAAAAAGCATGAGCTCACTGTTTTGATGCACTTATGAAGGATAGATTCATGGATGAGGTCAAGTTTGCCAAGTTCCCCGATGAATTTAATGTTGCCAAGCATCTTGATCTTGGCGATGGCacgctgctcctcctcctcagaaGTGAGAGGGTTGTCATGTTTGTCATAGACTGAAAGGAAGAACAGGTCAGCAACAGCAGCTTTATCAGGACACACGCTCTCTGGCTGATTACTGA contains:
- the eif4g2b gene encoding eukaryotic translation initiation factor 4 gamma 2b; translation: MLGNIKFIGELGKLDLIHESILHKCIKTLLEKKKRVQLKDMGEDLECLCQIMRTVGPRLDHEKAKSLMDQYFGRMRSLMNNKELPARIRFLLQDTVELRENNWVPRKAFIDNGPKTINQIRQDAVKDLGVFIPAPMSQGMKMDFFLESPFMPNRMKLDRETLGGLADMFGQMPGSGIGTGPGVIQDRYSPTMGRHRTNPLFNGHSGHIAPPQQSQFDMGPKSFVKSNQVQNQHFLNQSQNHMSQQQAQSKDMPPRFSKKGQLNADEISLRPAQSFLLNKNQVPKLQPQIPNMMPPSAQPPRTQTPPLGQPPQLGLKTNPPPIQEKPQKTNKKPPPAKEELLKTTEAIMTEYLNRKNLTEAVGGVREMKAPKHFLPEMLSKIIVCSLDRPDEDKEHASTLIHALRTDGLITGENFMQAFLNVLDLCPKIELDVPLVKSYLAQFAARAVMAELVSVAELAHPLENGTHFPLFLLCLQQTAKLKDREWLTELFQQSKVNMQKMLPEIDQNKDRMLEVLEGKGLSFLFPLLKLEKELLKQIKADPSPQSIYKWIKDNISPRLHTDKGFVNILMTSFLQYISQELCMVEGDDQLAAPSKELLEQEKQLLLAFKPVMQKFLHDHTELQVSALYALQVHCNASGFPKGMLLRYFVNFYDMEIIEEEAFLAWKEDITQEFPGKGKALFQVNQWLTWLETAEEEESEEEAD